One part of the Musa acuminata AAA Group cultivar baxijiao chromosome BXJ1-5, Cavendish_Baxijiao_AAA, whole genome shotgun sequence genome encodes these proteins:
- the LOC103985829 gene encoding auxin response factor 18 has protein sequence MKGSSMKDTDKCLDSQLWHACAGGMVRMPAMNSRVYYFPQGHAEHSQGVVDFGNLQRIPPFILCQVTTVKFMADLETDEVFAKIRMAPIRSDIPDYIEDEGLVPEMNEIDVHEKPTSFAKTLTQSDANNGGGFSVPRYCAETIFPRLDYTADPPVQNVIAKDVHGKVWKFRHIYRGTPRRHLLTTGWSNFVNQKKLVAGDSIVFLRAENGDLCVGIRRAKRGGVGDSPATQSAWSPQGRNGASSYGGLSSVLTEEESKLMRGNDSHSVFSRGIRGRGQVRADSVVEAATHAANGQPFEVVYYPRASTPEFCVKAAAVKAALRIQWYPGMRFKMAFETEDSSRISWFMGTISSVQVADPIRWPNSPWRLLQVTWDEPDLLQNVKRVNPWLVELALNMPAINLGHLPPPIKKQRFLQQPPFEGQFPVPMVSGTPSVPRGSPYCCFSDSAPAGIQGARHAQFDISLSDLHLNKLQTGLFHAGFHRLDHATPPSRISTGVIVGNPTIQDKVSCLLTSGHPSQGLNKSCNGKLPQLVLFGQPILTEQQISLCKSETMIFDDATGTSSSDGNLEKATNVSDGSGFAINHKGPLEAFAHRRDHRALELIVEAEHCKVFMESEDVGHSLDLSVFGSYEELYERLGDMFGIEKSEMITHMFYKDAAGALKHAGDEPFSNFMKTARRLTILTDSGNATQQGRESLLPIV, from the exons atgaaaggatCATCGATGAAGGACACTGACAAGTGCCTGGACTCCCAGCTCTGGCATGCTTGTGCCGGTGGGATGGTTCGGATGCCGGCCATGAACTCCAGGGTCTACTACTTCCCCCAGGGTCATGCAGAACATTCCCAAGGGGTTGTGGACTTTGGGAATCTGCAGCGGATTCCACCTTTCATACTCTGCCAAGTTACCACAGTCAAGTTCATGGCTGATCTGGAAACGGACGAGGTCTTTGCCAAGATCCGGATGGCCCCCATCAGGAGTGACATCCCGGACTACATCGAAGATGAAGGATTGGTTCCGGAGATGAACGAAATCGATGTGCATGAGAAGCCCACTTCTTTTGCCAAGACATTGACCCAATCGGATGCAAACAATGGTGGTGGATTTTCTGTTCCTCGCTACTGTGCGGAGACCATCTTCCCCAGGCTGGACTACACAGCAGACCCTCCTGTGCAGAATGTAATCGCAAAGGATGTACATGGCAAGGTATGGAAGTTTAGACATATATACAGGGGAACACCTCGCCGACACCTGCTCACCACCGGATGGAGTAACTTTGTAAACCAGAAGAAACTTGTGGCTGGGGATTCCATCGTGTTCCTTAGAGCAGAGAATGGGGACCTCTGTGTTGGTATACGGCGTGCCAAAAGAGGTGGGGTTGGCGATAGCCCAGCGACGCAATCAGCATGGAGTCCCCAGGGCAGAAATGGTGCGTCCAGCTATGGTGGCTTATCTTCCGTCCTGACGGAGGAAGAGAGCAAATTGATGAGAGGTAATGACAGTCATTCTGTATTCAGCCGAGGTATAAGGGGAAGGGGCCAAGTGAGGGCAGACTCTGTCGTTGAGGCAGCAACACATGCAGCAAATGGGCAGCCTTTTGAGGTTGTGTACTACCCTAGAGCCAGTACGCCGGAATTTTGTGTAAAGGCCGCAGCTGTAAAAGCAGCACTGAGGATCCAGTGGTATCCAGGGATGAGATTTAAGATGGCTTTTGAAACTGAGGATTCATCAAGGATTAGTTGGTTCATGGGAACTATATCTTCAGTTCAGGTTGCAGATCCCATAAGATGGCCTAATTCGCCATGGAGACTTCTTCAG GTGACATGGGATGAACCAGACCTCTTACAGAATGTCAAGCGTGTGAACCCATGGCTAGTTGAACTGGCTTTAAACATGCCAGCCATAAATCTTGGACATCTCCCACCACCCATAAAAAAGCAACGCTTTCTCCAGCAACCTCCATTTGAAGGTCAATTTCCAGTACCAATGGTCTCTGGAACCCCCTCCGTCCCAAGGGGCAGCCCCTATTGCTGCTTCTCTGACAGCGCTCCTGCAGGCATACAGGGAGCCAGGCATGCACAATTTGATATATCTTTATCAGATCTCCACCTTAATAAACTGCAGACGGGTTTGTTCCATGCTGGGTTTCACCGGCTTGATCATGCCACTCCACCCTCGAGGATTTCCACGGGTGTTATTGTTGGCAATCCCACTATTCAGGACAAGGTATCATGTTTGCTTACAAGCGGTCATCCTTCTCAGGGCCTGAATAAATCATGTAACGGAAAACTGCCACAGTTGGTGCTATTTGGCCAGCCAATACTGACTGAACAACAGATTTCGTTGTGCAAATCTGAGACTATGATCTTCGATGATGCTACTGGAACCAGCTCATCAGATGGGAATCTCGAGAAGGCAACGAATGTGTCTGATGGTTCTGGATTTGCAATAAATCATAAGGGCCCTCTTGAAGCATTCGCTCATCGCAGGGATCATCGAGCTTTGGAGCTTATTGTCGAGGCTGAGCACTGTAAGGTATTTATGGAATCGGAGGATGTTGGTCATAGCCTTGACCTCTCTGTCTTTGGCTCATATGAAGAACTATACGAGAGGCTTGGTGATATGTTTGGAATTGAAAAATCAGAGATGATAACCCATATGTTTTACAAGGATGCAGCTGGTGCACTTAAACACGCCGGAGATGAACCTTTCAG TAACTTCATGAAGACAGCCAGAAGACTGACTATATTAACCGATTCAGGAAACGCAACTCAGCAGGGTAGGGAAAGTCTCTTGCCGATTGTATAG